ACTGGAGTGGAGTACCTATATACTTAGTAACATGCTAGAATAATCACAAAAAAGCACTTTACTGTATGCAAAGACACGATTtcctcattttttttatatctacgaTCATAATtgagtatattttttcaattatatcttatatactCATTACGTATTTTAGCTAACATCTCACGCCAAAAAAGCAGCTGAAGAAGCTTCTAAAAGTGTACAAGAGGCCTCGAAATCTGCTTTAGAAGCAAGTAAAACTGCTACTGCAGTGAGTAAGAATACTCTAGAGGATCTCACTTACGTCGGCAAGTCCACTTTAGGGGATCTCACTAAGAGCGCCAAAGAAGCCGCTGCTAAAAAGGGATTATTGAAGGTACCTTAATTCCAAAGTTCTGTTACTTATCTTTTTGTcgttatattgttttcatttaatattaatattttatttttgttgattaattaataaagggAGAAAGTCAAGAAGGTCCTGGACCAATGGGACGCAGAGAATCCGGCGCGCTACAAACAACAACGTTACTGGCCACAACGCACCGAGATTTCTTCTCTAACATCAGTTCCGATCTGAACGGTCTCGCTGCTTCCACTTCAAGCATGTTTAGCGATTTCTTTGGTTCGAAAGGTGATTActgtttacttattaatatgttcacgtagacttatttattaaatgttcacTAGCAAAATTGTGGGCTCGCAATTTGTTACTATTAACGTATTGAATGTGGATAACATTGGCTTctgcaaataattaatacgatgaatcattttaatttcatccatacaaaaataacaatatctaaAACGGAATctcgattttttaatatgaataaaaaaatgtttttctgaTTGATAAAAAGACAATGTATAAACTGCCGCAAAAATGCGTTATTACGGGATGGTAGTGATTATTGAAGGAATGATTAATTTCTCTGGGCAAAATTCACATCGTTCAATAAAGagttctaaattataataataattttgtgaatGAGATTTAAGGGCGATATCGAATTAATAGCTATTACCAAATTTATAAAGGTGGTGGATATattgattgtttatattgaagctatcttttataattagaaagcagttttatcaaaatgttAGTATACTCGAGGCGAATCGGTATGGTAAAGTTTTTACTTTACCATACCGATTCATTCATCCATTATACCGATGCACTTGAGCATTCGGCCTTACTTACTAAAGTAAGTAAGGCCGAATGCTCAAGTACACAATCGCTATGGCAAGGCTGAATGCTCAAGTGGCGGTGCGCTCCGCAGGCAAGCAGGCGAAAGCCGCGGAGACGCCGACGTCGGCGCCGCTGTCGGCCACGTTCGGGCCGTTCTCGCAGGGCGCGCGCGGGCTGGTGCAGCGCTCGCCGCTCATCCGGcacgccgcgcccgcgcccgcgccgccgcagCTCGGCCCGCGCTCGCCCAACACCGAGAACCAGGCCTTCCTCAACGATGTGAGTGTGCCGGGCCGCGAACCAGAGCGCTGGAACGAGtcgtattcaataaatatttagagtCCGAGTGTTTCTTAATTATGCGCTTGTGctctaacataatattttatgtaactgATTCATAGCCCATATTGACATAGTGTGAACTATACataaatgaacatttatagacTGTACAGGCATCCGTTCCTTCGAGTAATAGGGTGGTTATGTAATTACACAACCAACTTTTACAAACATCCGTTTGCTTAATGACACATTCTtaatgtattcaatttataaaattgtttacaacATACGTATTTTTGGCATTGATCGGTTTTCTTTCTTGCAGCTCATTCAACATGTTTTAGAAGGAGAAGGTGTGGGATGGCTTAAACTAAACcgtttaaaaaagttaatggAAGATGAGTCATATAGAAACATGGTACtcagtaaattaaatagaaacataaaCCGTAAAACAACACCTAACGATAAAGTGGAAGATGTGGTACGTGCATACAAAATtactaagaaataaaaagacgaaaaaaatattgtatctatTTGATTCCTTTTCTTCTTTCAGTTTGTGAGTAAGCCTGTATGGAAAGGAATGTTAAAAGTTCTTCAAGCAGTCGTCCATGGTTTAGAGCACACGTATTCCAATTTCGGTTTAGGAGGAATGGCATCAGTATTTCAATTAACTGAAATGGCGCACACTCACTATTGGAGTAAAGAAGTAGCAGGTTTGGAACAGGGTGGGATGGGGGGTTCCGCTTTATCTGAACAATATAGACAAGATATGGATACTCCTTCATCTACTCCGTCATCGAGGAAAAGTTCTCAGTCAGGTATTTGGACTTTGGTTATTTCGGATAAtcttttctgttatttttaattagagcatattttaatttataagtacacTTTTCTCTTCTTCCTAGATATGCCAGTTTTAAACTACCCCGAAATGGATGCGAACGAGGGTGCAACTACAACAGAAATGTTCAAAGACATGTTGAACTCAAAACGGAATCTCTTATTCAGCAAACTGACATCATTCGATTCTGACGTAAGTATCACACATACGGCGAGGGGTTGCTCTTATCGCATGGGAACTATCTGTTTAATGTAGCCTTCTATGTATAAAAGTCTTAGCATGGCTTATGTCGAATTACTCTATAACGATACTTACATATCTATCCATACGTACTctacattataatttgaatcatAAACCCTCAAATGAATTCCTGAAAATGCATAGAAAGTGATCTGATTGTTGGATAGAGTTCCAAAATAtatgtccctaaagaaaaagTATTGGTGTGAATAGTAGCCGGTAGTGTAGCAATGTTAGGCTGACGTGATGTTTGCGACAGGCGCGGCCGGCGGAGGGCGGCGCCGGGCCCGCGCCCAACGACCGCACTTTTAAATCCAATCTGTCCGATTCCGACGCAATGTTCCTCGATGTAAGTCGTAGACCTCGGCTTCCTACCGCTTTCAGTGTAACGCACTTGTCCTACGCTGGTGATTGTGACTTCACACTGATCTGCTTCATTTTGACAACGATACTTCTTAACGAAATCATGAAATCACTTTCATTCATGACTCTCGCTTTTTACTTGTATTATGCTTGCTTTTAGTTTTTCGGCCGACGCCCATATTCTCAACTTTTTCTCTTCGAActctttgtattgtttttaatttctttggaTCAAAAAGGTAATTTCATATTAGACTTttacataaatcaataaattccAAGATATATGAGCAAGATGTAAAATAAAGCATGTATTCGTATtctgtttatttcaatgtacTCTCACTttcttcttttaaaaatatacgctTGTTTTTCACAAATTTCACTTCTAAAATAAAGGTATAAAATACTggattaaaacattttaataggtTATCAACATTGTCTCACACCGTTAAATTGTTCAAACGAGAAATCGTTAGATAAATATCTAACGATTTGGGGAAATCCCCAATGATGATATGTGTCAATAcagaaaataaagtttaccCAGGTTTGCCGCGGTACCCTGATATGTGTCAATAcagaaaataaagtttaccCAGGTTTGCCGCGGTACCCCAAGTAAGCCTCGAACAGCGAGTGTATTTTCTTCGAAGTCAGCAACGAGCTACAAGCCTCAAGTTGGAGTACCCACTACCTCACCTCTCACCTCGCCCGATACCGCTCGAACGTATTTGTATCAGGGACTGATAGGTAAATTAgatgaagaaaatattagtaatcgctttttgtttttttttaccttgTAGTCTTGTGATAAGATTGCCGATTGTACTCTATCCTTGGTATATAACATATGTCAATATTTCTCtttgtgtatttatgtttgtgatgtatgtatttaaatcgttaaataaataaaataagaacaaGATATGTTAGTCTCTAAATTTATGGTCTAAACCAGttgtatctattaaatttcatacagttctaatataatttttccaaaTAGGTAAAGAAAGATCAAATTTATGGGACCAAATGCAATTCTGGGAGGATGCGTTCCTCGATGCAGTCAGTCAAGAGCGTGACATGATTGGAATGGATCAAGGAGCCAACGAAATGATGGAGCGGTATAAATGTCTCAGCGAAACTGAAAGGAAACGCCTGGAGCACGAGGAAGATCGTTTATTATCCACAGCTTTATATAACCTGACTGCAGCAATGGTCCTGTTTAACGTAGAAGCTGACATCGTTCGGAATAAAGTGAGACGATTGTTGGCCAAAAGTCATATTGGGCTGGTGTATAGCCAGGAAGTGAATCATCTTCTTGATGTTGTTCATTCTTTGGTAAGTTGTGGATTCAATGGAATGGTgcaaaaatgtacatatatttggaagtctatcaaattttataaaatactaagttcgatttattttataatttatttaattatccaaTGACAGCACGGTAACGACATAGAACTGAAGGCGTTAGGATCTCGACAAGCTCGGCGTGCTTCATTCACAGTGCACGAACGGGACGCGGGGGGTCCATTGCGTTTCATGGAAGTGCGCACTGATGGTCTCGTGCTCAGATCTACACAAGGTAATTGATTAAATACGGGCAAATTTCATaccaataaatcattttttatatatggaaCGTATAGAAGGTGAAAAGATCTTTGTATATACTCGAGTTGGGTTCTATACTCAGTGGAGCAGGCGATATGGATGAAAACTAGTTACAGAgtgttcaaaatataaagCTATTCCActgtaaaaagaaaattcgaTCTGCTTTCAAGTTAACGGGTTTTTTATTTAGGAtttcaaagataaaatattacattaacgCCAGGCTTTAAGATTCAGTTAAGGGTTGCGAATGTTATTTCTAAAGAAAATCTGTATATTACAGGAACAATCGTTGAAAGATGGTGGTACGAGAGACTGGTCAATATGACTTACAGCCCGAAAATACGAGTATTGTGCCTTTGGAGGAAGAACGGTGGTCAGACgcaattacataaatactatACAAAGAAGGTATGCAAATGCTATTAATAAAGCTTAGGATGTattctatttacatataatttaatgtatatccGACTCTCGACACTCTTAATTTATGGTTTCagtaatattagtaagtaataaataaaaatagattttacagCAATCTaaagaaagataaaattataaacaccgtaatttttttcaatagtgCAAAGCGTTATACTATAGCATTAAAGAGGCAATGGAGAAAAGTGGTCGGCGGCAAGAAGCCGCCGAGTTGGGAGGAGAGTTCCCGGTGCAAGATTGCGCTTCCGGCGAAGGTGGTCTTATACAGGTCTCGGTTTCCacttactatatttatattaaatacttattcttttattttcacaaaagtATTCGATATTAAAAGGACATTTCatgtagattttttattgtaacatcttatatattattaaacttctCATAGAAGGTTGCTTAAATGTGATTGATCTACCACAAAATGCCATGTGTGATGTTAGTGAAATATTGAAACGAGTGACTAATCCGAATATTGGTGTATTAAAGGTTTGCATGGAGGGCGTCGGGCTGCTGTTCCACCACAGCAAGGTAGGTCACACAGATATCACAtactttcatttatatctGCTTCTGTATGTacgtaaaatattgatataccAAAGCAATGCCACAATTCAAATAATCAATTGTTTTggtataatgtttatattttgtaaggtAAGGTATCGATCAGTGTTTTTTGCTTAATTTTGGGGATGTCTCAGTACtaataagttttgtttatagaATGTCGTTCTATGAAGAAACGATGTTCTATGCCAAGGGGCTTTGTCCCACGCTGGCTGCTTCATTGTTTCTATATTGTAATGGTGACGTTAGTGCattgcaaatatattaataatatatttcgataTCAATATCGCCAATAGGGAGGacaacttttatatataaattatatgtaaagcAATTAAAAGTATACGCAGTACTTATTTAGTTGTTACCCCAGATAACTTCTGTATTAGACAATAGACCCattgttattgatattaaGACCATGCAAGGACCTCTCAAACtttcctatttttatttcagtttagatatttatagcatattgtttataatctcTTTGTTGTACAATACAAGCGAAATATACTCAATATATTGCAGTATCcctttaagattattttaatctattttaatttcgtatatcttattaagaaaaatgcAGCTTCTGccaaagaatttttatattttctattactaATTCGATGTAATAGCTAgccatttttttgttatttacatttaaggTTAAACGTTGTCCATCTGATTTACGTATCCATACTCGATATATAATGATTTGTGCATGTGCTATCTGTCTGCATCATCCGTCCCGCTGCGGCGCTCCGCTAGGAACTTTTGAGATGGTCCTTGACAAGCGCTCGGCCGCCTTCAACTAATATCATGTTTTTGTCTGTTCCCTCTCTCTCTCTCCGGACCCGCCGACCCGCGCCGCTCCGCTGAAGGATTTCGAGGTATTCAGTGGTTCATAACCTAGTAATGGCTGGCTCTTACGATGATCGTCACCACCTTTGACCCTGTGGCCAACGTAGCGTGTGCATTAGCGATGATCGTTCGAGGTCGTAGGGCTTTACTTGTAGTTTGAGGCTTATCGATTGTTTTAGCCGTTATTAGCGTTGTTTTAGTTTTCCCGAGTGCGGCGAGCGCCCGGGCGCTGTCGTGCATGCACATAGACGccctttgtttattatttgttcataACCGCACCCGATATGGCTTGCATACGTTCACGGATCGTCCGGCGAGCGGTCTGAGATTTGTCATTCGCACGTTCCGCCGAGTTAGGTCCTTTCCGCCCGGAGCCCGAGCGAGTGTGCCGTGAGCCTCAGCTGACGCGCACTAGCGACGAGGTCAGTCGTAGAGCATTCGCCATCTCACAAGTTCTGCCGGCCCTCAGCCCTGGCACGCCCGCGCTCTCCGCACCCTTCCACTGTCTCCCGCTGCATCTGACCTCGCCTCCACCGCACACCCACGCGACACTATGTATCCTGTTTGTAGATATTTTGCTGTACGTAGCAAAAATGTTTTCCAATCCTCctgatttttgttataaattctcGTGATCGATACACTAATGTCactgatttttttgtaaaatcgCTTTATGAGTTTTTAAAAACGTCATGTGAAATTAGTGAATCGAGCGGTGTGCTGTTGTTATGCTATCTTGTTGATTAGCGCCTGCATGTGTGCACGGGCTTCCATGTCAAACGCtctgtatatacataatacctgttaaaatatttacttttgtaaaaaaatacgaacGCATGTTTAAAGTATTAGatgaaatgcaattttatttgtctGGAAATTAATGGCAAAGCATTATGATTTGCGAAGCCgtgtattaaattgtttgtaatatgagtttgtgtgttaaaataattagattttcTTTTGAAATGTGGAAAGACTACGCCAGATGTGCACGCTAAAATATAAGCTATTCACGTAGAAGCTTATAACAAAGACGAAAATCGTGTGTAATCAGAATAACATTTGTTTTGCAGTTCTTTGTGCGGCTCGATCACATTCGAAAGTGCTTCACACAGAATGGTGGTATCTTCGTTTTAGAAGAATTTAGTAAGTATTGaacgtatattaaaaatatcatttcatgTGTAgattaatcttttaaaatataataaaacttcagGCAAAGAACCTACGAAAAAAAACTGATgactgataaaaattatacctaaATGGTCTTCACTTCAGCATAAGTTCCagaaaatatttcttcaaCACTGTGACGTTAACGTTCAACTTAAGAACTTAACAACAGAGCATGGTTGCcagtcaataatataatttaatatttattcatatagagACGAATTTGAAAGCAGCTCGATATATCACCCAAGTCTAATTCGTGAAAATCTGACAGAGCAATTTTagcttaaaattttctttattaatatttatttttcagatcCCAAGACGAGACAAATCACTCAACGGAAGTACAAATCAGTCATGGTATGTATTTTGAATGTATCCATTGTATGCCTTATTCGTTTTGTGTTCGTTTCGCACTGACCGTGTCGTCTTATGTTGTAGGCAGAGAAAGTAGTGCTTGAACTCCATCGTTTCTTCTCCATATGGCTTTCTCGGTACTATCTATATGTTCAACTTGATGGAACCGATATGAGCTATGCACCTTATCTTTCATACCTCTGAAGTATGtacatgtgttttttttttcttttctttccaCGTTCTTTCTCGCTTTCATCgcttttcttatattttttacgtcTTTGCCCTTGTCcattttttaacattgttacaattattcattttcgCCGTGTGGCCTGTGTATTCGCTTCACCTGAATGGTGCCATATTTATACTATGACCAATTTTAGcttcttaattttttcatacacAACAATCGTCTCACCACTTAACAAGTTGCTTTGCGTTTCTTTTATCGAATTATATAAACGTTGAATGATAAAGGTAGaggtaagttttatttacatccGTTCTCAGGCGGATCAGATATGTTACGCGGTGCTGTGTGTGTTTTCGTACTTCGCTGCGGGTCAAGAGCAAAAGAAAGCTATTCTCGAACAAGCGGCTAGGATTCCACCAGTCCATCCACAACCTAATGCTGACAATACGAATGTCCAGTCTCGGACTACGGCATCATCTACACAAATCACTCAGGTATGTATTGACcgatcttttaattattattaaattatattatcacggAATAAAGTAGttaacatacaaaatgtttggactatttgaaaattatggtttttattcatttttatttatatattattttaatttatgtttataaatagttcCTTTTTACTTACATTGCTTGGAAAATGACTGACTGTAtcttgattattatattttattaataatatctgtttattaatttaacaattttttttttgttttttttttaaccttttatagcagtttttattacaatattattctcTTATTTATCAATTCTTTTCAATAGTCAACTCAGTAAAGTGCATTGAAACCGTAGgtacagtaattatttatttacattgtgttggttattcaattaaaaaagtgtTATACCGTTACTATTACGTTTTTATAACCTATTTTGGCAACCGCGGACGAACCCACGGGCAACagcaagtatttctataactTATGATTTATTCTGGTTCACaagcatattaatttttttttagcgAAAGACATACaatcttacaaacttttgtattttaagataagaaagtatttttggtagtatattttcatatggtatacaaatattttctctttctCTCTAATAACAAGGAGAGAGCAGACGCCTCTGGTCGCACAGAGGACGCGTCGAGGAGCGCAAAGACGCGCGTGCCGCCTGACCGGCAGCCGCGCGCGCTGCCCGACCGCCCCGAGCGCCACGCGCCGCGCTCGCTGCCTGAGCGGCCTGACGCGAGATCTGTTAGTACTGTGCTGTTTGAGTATACGTATGGATGAATAAAGATCAGTAATTTGATGATGGTTAATGCATAGGATGAGAAAAGTAAAGTTGGTAATAAGAATATGAGGTAGCTATTTCTTTGAAGGAAACCTACTTATATGAAGTTTTAAAGTTGAATAAGTGCACTTATGAAAAtacttatgtaattattattgctttttagaTGCGAGGCAGAAACCGTTTTTGAGTTCAACTTTTTTCACACACACTTGTCATTTATAGTATGACAAACACAAGATATATGAAAGAATTTACCTCATCGATCGCTACAAAAACTCATCACAGATTTAACTCAAATGATCATTATTCTATCATCCCATCAGGATTACGTGAACCAAGCGCAAAGGCGCGAAAGCATTGAAAGACGGGACGAGAACGTGGGCGCAAGCTCAGACAGGGAGCGGGGCGAGCGGGGCGAGCGGGGGGAGAGGGGCGAGCGCGTGAGCCGCGCGGAGAGCCTGCCGCCGCGCcggccgccgccgcccgcgcccgcgctgCGCCTGGCGCGCACCATGTCGCACACCTCGCCGCACCGGACGCTCGACCCGCCGACGGTTGGTTTGCGATAACATTCTTTTTCAAAAGAAATTTACTTTTGTGAAAAATGAAAACtgatacttataatttttttatattactataccggtaaaaaagcagtggtggctcagtggtgagaacctcggacttcaaaatcgataagtcggggttcgagaccgggcgggcgtgcaggaaataaattgatttttcaatttatctgcgcatgtggataacatcaccactgcttaaacggtgaaggaaaacatcgtgaggaaaccggcatgtccaagaattaaaagttcgacgacatgtgacatctgccaacccgcacttggacagcgtggtggattatggcctgaaccctcataggaggcctgtgtcccagcagtgggaacatatataggctgatgatgatgactataCCGGTTGCGCTCACTATAGGTATCCCAAGCGTTTCAGTTGCAAGGGTGAAGCTTGATTATTCTACATCAGCTGTTTGTGTAAgatgagaaaaaaaatcatgtccaagtaaagtaatatatgtataagtattttttaaagtcatcTCGAACTTGTTAAAACGGTTAAGCACAAAGTAGATGGTAATACCCTAGTAAAAACCGGGTAATGAAGCATGGAGCTTGGTGTTTGCCAGATACCACCGCGAGTGGGCGCGACgggggcggcgggggcggcgggggcggcgggCGACGGGGGCTCGCGCCCCGCCGCACCTCCTGCCTTACCTCCACGGCAAATGTCTGCTGTCGAATTCAACACGTCGCCCAAGTAAAGCTGTGTTTAATAATAGCTTTATATAGTGCCGTTATAGTTCGCAGCATGATTAAGTTTATTAGTAGTATATCTAACAAGTCCCTATATAGAAGCAGGAAGACATAATCATTTGGTGCTGTACCGCTTGCGCAAAtagtaaatttatgaaatgagGGACGAAGACGTCTACActcgattatattatatattgagtaAAAGTGCACTTTGTGAGACTAGTTAGTAGTTGTATATAGTACAattcttgtgtttaattagACATAGGCTATTAGAGGACGCCTTTTTGAGGATACTCAAATATGTGAAGAACGACTTGGCATAATATACATGAATTACTATGTTATTGCTAGAATAGAAGTCTCTTTCGAGTATCCCAATATTCATACtctaaaatatgatatatgtattattgttattttatgtgaattttcgttttagtatattattaggtgtcgcttgtttattttttgtagatacAAGCTTTGTTTAGTTTGGAACTATATTGTTATCAGTAATGTAATTCAACTGAATGACAACATGAACGGACGTcctttgaatttttttcatcatATATTGTGCAGAGACGTGTCAGCGTTTGAGATTCTTGATTTTCTTTGTTCGATCCCCAGCGAAGAAACACTACGTCTGGGTCTGACAGCACACATTCTATATTTcagatgtaaaatttaaattggtatTAAAACGGGACACATGTATTAAATGTAACCGTACAATTTGGACAAACGCGTAAAATATGTACTTTGGAGTCATCCATAAATGACGTCGTATGGTGAAGGAAGGATAGGGTTTCACCGAAATGTGACAGTAGGAATTGGCAGGGTGACGTCACatgttaagatttaaaatatatactctgGTTCgacatttaaaatcaatgtaCTCGCTCTAAAACTGATTGTTTGgcttagaattttaaaatacctgcttaaaattgataatgtaAAACATCATATCAGTGTTTCTTAAAATGTGACAGTCTGTGTCAAGTAGGGGGAAGgggtatataaaatcaaattcgtgtgacgtaatttatggatggcTTATGTTGATACACGGGTAtcaatatatagttatatggTTATATGGTGTAGTATATAGTAATATGATGTCAGGTCGTCCCCACAAAGGCGGGCGGGCGCGCCGGCGCGCCAGGCGTCCGCGGGCGCGGGCACGTTCGCGCAGACCAACCCGTTCGCGAGCGCGCACCACGAGTTCGTCATACCGCGCCGCCCCTCCACGCAACGCGACTAGACTAACCGACAACCGTTCATACGCTGACGATACATATTGCTAGTACTGCAGAACTGTACGTAACAAGAGCTTGCAGGAAAAACAAGGCCGACCGTTTGTTTGTCGAAACTACGTGCAATAGCGAAATTGAGCAATTATTTGATGATGACTTTAAAAACCATTAAGCCGCTTAAATTACCGAACGTGCTAAAGACACACTACTCTTTGTGGCGCAGTCGGGTCAGTCAAAAAAATGCCTTGTTAATCAATCGttctatgttttataaataaacaattcttgcagaattatgtacatattgtaatcaaaaatcagttttatttattaaaatttacaaagatAACATTAATCCTTGTTTAATTGTACAGTTTATAcctataattgaatttttaaaataaagttacaaaGTTTTGAAGTAAATTTAGTGAAAAGAAAGCTTATCGTGAAATTCACCTTTATTTTGTTGCCACACAAGCCTCAACGTGAATCTAAAAATTCTTGTTAAAAGAAGACca
The sequence above is a segment of the Zerene cesonia ecotype Mississippi chromosome 17, Zerene_cesonia_1.1, whole genome shotgun sequence genome. Coding sequences within it:
- the LOC119833281 gene encoding MAP kinase-activating death domain protein isoform X13, encoding MDVQKQQLCPRLVDYLTIVGARPYTTGKGLAPVQAPELLRRYPLTNHDDFPLPLDMVYFCQPEGCVSVAQRRQLAHIAARDTTSFVFTLTDKDSGKTRYGICVNFYRAVERAPPPGPRERGILRRESWRKSMERSSDSAFSSDYRSSNLAPSDSERECSAPRLAPAPDSESGGEHSPSPRATRKRQRIRNHSLTSLCLLSHHPFFSTFRECLFILKKLIDACNESSSPRRVGASRQIFRDTVWSVLTGQAYDNTPTIVLHDVKEIETWILRLLSAPVPVPGKTRVELEVLSNTAHAPLVFALPDHTRFTLVDFPLHLPLELLGVDTCLKVLTLILLENKVVVQSRDYNALSMSVMALVSMLYPLEYMFPAIPLLPSCMSCAEQLLLAPTPFLIGIPATFLTYKKNFKLPDDIWLVDLDATKLTSPTGADQELPPLPEPESSVLKSHLKQAMQLMGAAGTGALSSLTNTSAEQAAAPLMPSRRDSVGGATLKVQNPTFKDMQGSHSTPESRRVSVGSAAHSQRHSFASAHSPQSLASHSPHSPQQPFNPLIYGNDVDSVDVATRVAMVRFFNSQNVLANFMEHTRTLRLYPRPVVAFQINSFLRSRPRTSAFLNKFARTQAVEFLAEWSLTPHNVAFLRVQTGVLDPRQVGDKPKWFADGLQPVRFAVWDDGSSLNGALRQLQRQENQPTDESGSDSDGAESTSSSYSSLSDFVSEMASSDLSPGGIQHVIGETYNAVVQVPMTLSSSLDPKTVYSPPSSLMFGDEDLEERKEQGRESTSPSPSGSSSDHSDLSDDEVAAEGKDDAVDHAPPVKKSDTDSGSFGRESDSNSTTTPATVVRADHTPSHKTQYATRTKSSGSGVSRQASQTSLLEQFAAQAKELVRETTRQSSQEGLLAHMDKLTSHAKKAAEEASKSVQEASKSALEASKTATAVSKNTLEDLTYVGKSTLGDLTKSAKEAAAKKGLLKGESQEGPGPMGRRESGALQTTTLLATTHRDFFSNISSDLNGLAASTSSMFSDFFGSKGKQAKAAETPTSAPLSATFGPFSQGARGLVQRSPLIRHAAPAPAPPQLGPRSPNTENQAFLNDLIQHVLEGEGVGWLKLNRLKKLMEDESYRNMVLSKLNRNINRKTTPNDKVEDVFVSKPVWKGMLKVLQAVVHGLEHTYSNFGLGGMASVFQLTEMAHTHYWSKEVAGLEQGGMGGSALSEQYRQDMDTPSSTPSSRKSSQSDMPVLNYPEMDANEGATTTEMFKDMLNSKRNLLFSKLTSFDSDARPAEGGAGPAPNDRTFKSNLSDSDAMFLDFTQVCRGTPSKPRTASVFSSKSATSYKPQVGVPTTSPLTSPDTARTYLYQGLIGKERSNLWDQMQFWEDAFLDAVSQERDMIGMDQGANEMMERYKCLSETERKRLEHEEDRLLSTALYNLTAAMVLFNVEADIVRNKVRRLLAKSHIGLVYSQEVNHLLDVVHSLHGNDIELKALGSRQARRASFTVHERDAGGPLRFMEVRTDGLVLRSTQGTIVERWWYERLVNMTYSPKIRVLCLWRKNGGQTQLHKYYTKKCKALYYSIKEAMEKSGRRQEAAELGGEFPVQDCASGEGGLIQVCMEGVGLLFHHSKFFVRLDHIRKCFTQNGGIFVLEEFNPKTRQITQRKYKSVMADQICYAVLCVFSYFAAGQEQKKAILEQAARIPPVHPQPNADNTNVQSRTTASSTQITQERADASGRTEDASRSAKTRVPPDRQPRALPDRPERHAPRSLPERPDARSDYVNQAQRRESIERRDENVGASSDRERGERGERGERGERVSRAESLPPRRPPPPAPALRLARTMSHTSPHRTLDPPTVVPTKAGGRAGAPGVRGRGHVRADQPVRERAPRVRHTAPPLHATRLD